The segment GGAGAAACAACATGCACATCGGAAAAGCCATCAGGTTGGAGCGCATCTTCAACCGCAACACAGGCAGGACCATCATCGTCCCGATGGACCACGGCGTGACGGTCGGCCCCATCGACGGACTGGTCGACATGCGCGAGGCGGTAGGCAAGGTCGTCGACGGAGGGGCCAACGCCGTCATTGAACACAAAGGTCTCGTCCGCTGCGGCCACCGCGCCGAAGGCAAGGACATCGGCCTCATCGTCCACCTCTCCGCCTCCACATCCCTCTCCCCCTTCCCCAATGCAAAATCCCTGGTCGCATCCGTAGAGGACGCCATCCGGCTCGGCGCGGACGCCGTGTCCATCCACTGCAACCTCGGCGACGAGACCGAAGCCGCCATGCTTAACGATTTCGGCAAAATATCCTCCGACGCATCCAACTGGGGCATCCCGCTCCTGGCCATGGTCTACGCACGAGGCCCCAAGGTGGACAACGAATACGCCCCCGAGATCGTGGCCCACTGCGCCCGCGTGGGCACCGAACTGGGCGCGGACGTGGTCAAGGTCAACTACACCGGCGACATCGAGTCCTTCTCCCGCGTATGCGACGCCTGCTGTGTCCCGGTAGTCATCGCGGGCGGCCCTAAACTCGACAGCACCGAGGCGTTCCTCCAAATGGTGCACGACTCCCTGGAAGCCGGAGGCGCAGGCCTGTCCGTGGGCCGCAACGTCTTCCAGCACGACAATCCCACCCGCCTGGTGGAGGCGCTGAACATGGTCGTCCACAACGACGAATCCGTCGAGGCCGCCCTTAACCATCTCAACGCATAGCGAAGCAGCCATGAAAAAAATCATCCTCAAGTCTGTGCCCTTCGACAAAAACCTCGTAACCCTGGCGCTCGAATCCGGCGTGGACGCCGTCATGGTCGAAAAGGACCACGCTGAAGCGGTCAGGGCGCTCGGCCGCGTCACCGTCATCACTCCCGAGGACATGCCCGTCGTGGAACTGACTGAAAAGGCGGACGAAGACGCGGCGGTCAAGGCGATCAAGGCAGGCAAGGACGTCGTCCTCAAAAAAGGTTGGGAAATCATCCCCGTGGAAAACATCCTCGCCCAGGTGGAATCCCTGGCCCTGGAATGCGAATCCCTCGACCGCGCCCTGCTCGCCGCCGGAATCCTCGAACGCGGCTGCGACACCATCGTGGTCCTGCCCGAAGGCGGAGCCGACCTGAAGCGGATCATCGCCGAACTCAAACTCTCCCAGGGAACCATGGAACTGCAAACCGCCATCGTCACGGCCATCGAGCCCACCGGCATGGGACACCGAGTCTGCGTGGACACCATCTCCATGCTGAAAAAGGGACAGGGGATGCTCATCGGCAACTCCAGCGCCTTTTCCTTCCTCGTCCATGCCGAAACCGAGTCCAATCCCTATGTGGCCGCACGCCCCTTCCGGATCAATGCGGGCGCGGTCCACGCCTATGCCCAGATGCCCGGCGACAAGACCACCTATCTTGAGGAACTCGCGGCAGGCACGGACGTGCTCATCGTGAACGCGAACGGGACCACCTCCCTGGCCACCGTGGGCCGCGTCAAGGTCGAAGTCCGGCCCATGCTGCTCATCACCGCCGAGGTGAAGACCGGCGACAGGACCAAGACCGGCCAGGTGTTCCTGCAAAACGCAGAGACCATCCGCGTGGTTTCGGACAAAGGCGAGCCCGTGTCCGTGGTCACGCTCAAGGTCGGCGACAAGATTCTGGTCCGCACCGACGAGGCCGGACGCCACTTCGGTATGCGCATCAAGGAAGATATCAAGGAAGGCTAGGCCAGGCCCCATTTCCCTGGTTCCCCTGACGATTCGGTGAACGCGGGGATTGAGAAAATGCGTTCGATGACGCATTATCGTAATGAGTGACACGAATCCGCGCAAAGACATGGCGATGCCGACGGCGCACGGACTCGACGAAAGCGCGAAAACACCTATTGGAAGGGTCGGAGAAAGCACCCGCCGCCCAAGGCGGTACACAAACGCCCGAAGGCGCTCCTGGAGAAGACATGGCTGACACGAAAGACCAAAACGATATTCCCGACCTCGGGGAACTGCGGGATTCCATCGACTCGCTGGACAAGCGGATCGTGGACCTGCTCAATCAGCGGGCCAGGCTGTCCCTGAGCGTCGGCCGCTACAAGGCGGCCAAGGGCGAATCCATATACAAGCCGTTCCGCGAGCAGGAAGTGATGGACAAGATCGCCAATTCCTCGCCCGGCCCGCTGCCGGACAAGCACCTGCGCACCATCTACCGCGAGATCATGAGCTCGTCGCGCCACCTCCAGCGGCCCGAACGGGTAGTTTATCTCGGCCCGGAAGGCACCTTCTCCTATTTCGCGGCGGTCGAGCATATGGGGTCGTCCGCCTCCCTGACCCCCAAGAACAACTTTGAAGAGATATTTCGGGCCGTGGCCGAAGAAGGAGCCGAGTTGGGGGTCATCCCGCTCGAAAATTCCATCGAAGGCACCGTTGGGCAGGTGGTGGACCTGTTCATGAAATACAAGGTCTACATCCAGGCCGAGGTTTTCAGCCGCATCAGCCATTGCCTCATTTCCCGGGCCGATAAGGTGGAGGATGTGGAGGTTATCTACTCGCACCCGCAACCCCTTGGCCAATGCCGGGAATGGCTCCACTCCCATCTGCGCGACGTCCCGACCATCCCCATGGAGTCCACGGCCGAAGCGGCCGAAGCTGTGGCGGGCAAAAAGGCCGCCGCCGTGATCGGACACCGCAAGCTGGCCGACATGCACGCCATGAACATCCTGGCCGAATCCATCGAGGACTTGCCGGACAACTGGACCCGCTTTGTCATCATCGGCGCGGCCCCGTCCCAGGAGGACAAGCGCGACAAGACCTCCATCCTGTTCACCACGCCCAACCGGCCGGGCGCGCTGGCCCGCGTGCTGACCACCCTGGCCCACCAGGGCATCAACGTGACCAAGCTTGAATCCCGTCCCTTCCGGGGCGAAAAATGGAAATACGTCTTCTTCGCCGACCTGGCCTGCGATCTGGGCGGCGACCGTTACCAGGACGTATTGGACGACATCCGCGACCAATGCCTTACACTGCGCGTGCTCGGCACCTACCCCACTCAGGAGGAACTCCAATGACCAAAGATCCGATCATCGTCAACGCTCCGGCCAGCAAGTCCCTCTCCCACCGCACACTGATCGCCGCCACCCTGGCCAAAGGCGTGTCCCATATCAGTTCGGTCCTCGACTCCGAAGACATACACCGCACCCGCGACTGCCTCACGGCCTGCGGGGCCGTCATCGAGGAAAAGGACGGCAAGCTGGTGGTCACGGGCATGGAGGACGGCCCGAAAGGGGCCAATGCGGACGGCAAGCACAAGGATGAGACACCTCGGGAACTGTTCATGCACGAGTCCGGCACCACCTGCCGGTTGATGACCGCCGTGGCCGCCGCGGGCAAAGGCGTTTTCCGGGTTCACGGCGCGCCGCGTATGCATGAACGCCCCATGGCCGAACTGACCGACGCCCTGTCGAGCCTGGGAGCCAAATTCGATTTCGAGGGGAAAGAGGGATTCCTTCCCTTCATCATGACCGCCGGGGGATACCGGAAGAAGAGCGTGGACATAACCCTTGAGGAAAGCAGCCAATACCTGTCCGGCCTGCTCCTGGGAGCGCCCATGGCGGACCACGAGACGACTATTTCGGTAACAGGCAAAAAGGCCGTGTCCTGGCCCTACGTGGCCCTGACCCTGCGGATCATGGAAGACTTCAAGGCCGGAT is part of the Desulfovibrio sp. Fe33 genome and harbors:
- a CDS encoding 3-dehydroquinate synthase II family protein, giving the protein MKKIILKSVPFDKNLVTLALESGVDAVMVEKDHAEAVRALGRVTVITPEDMPVVELTEKADEDAAVKAIKAGKDVVLKKGWEIIPVENILAQVESLALECESLDRALLAAGILERGCDTIVVLPEGGADLKRIIAELKLSQGTMELQTAIVTAIEPTGMGHRVCVDTISMLKKGQGMLIGNSSAFSFLVHAETESNPYVAARPFRINAGAVHAYAQMPGDKTTYLEELAAGTDVLIVNANGTTSLATVGRVKVEVRPMLLITAEVKTGDRTKTGQVFLQNAETIRVVSDKGEPVSVVTLKVGDKILVRTDEAGRHFGMRIKEDIKEG
- the pheA gene encoding prephenate dehydratase; the encoded protein is MADTKDQNDIPDLGELRDSIDSLDKRIVDLLNQRARLSLSVGRYKAAKGESIYKPFREQEVMDKIANSSPGPLPDKHLRTIYREIMSSSRHLQRPERVVYLGPEGTFSYFAAVEHMGSSASLTPKNNFEEIFRAVAEEGAELGVIPLENSIEGTVGQVVDLFMKYKVYIQAEVFSRISHCLISRADKVEDVEVIYSHPQPLGQCREWLHSHLRDVPTIPMESTAEAAEAVAGKKAAAVIGHRKLADMHAMNILAESIEDLPDNWTRFVIIGAAPSQEDKRDKTSILFTTPNRPGALARVLTTLAHQGINVTKLESRPFRGEKWKYVFFADLACDLGGDRYQDVLDDIRDQCLTLRVLGTYPTQEELQ
- a CDS encoding 2-amino-3,7-dideoxy-D-threo-hept-6-ulosonate synthase translates to MHIGKAIRLERIFNRNTGRTIIVPMDHGVTVGPIDGLVDMREAVGKVVDGGANAVIEHKGLVRCGHRAEGKDIGLIVHLSASTSLSPFPNAKSLVASVEDAIRLGADAVSIHCNLGDETEAAMLNDFGKISSDASNWGIPLLAMVYARGPKVDNEYAPEIVAHCARVGTELGADVVKVNYTGDIESFSRVCDACCVPVVIAGGPKLDSTEAFLQMVHDSLEAGGAGLSVGRNVFQHDNPTRLVEALNMVVHNDESVEAALNHLNA